A genome region from Myxococcales bacterium includes the following:
- a CDS encoding MarR family transcriptional regulator produces the protein MTLTDTEPAAVMVALRRIVRHLRLADRQIEAASGVSAAQLFVLHTLVDSGPLSLAEVAERSLTDHSSVSTVVSRLVKRGLVSRRTSPSDRRRLDLRITAAGRQVIATAPPMPQPRIITAIRTMPAARRAEMVSMLECLAAAMGADEVAPRMLFEDEQPVPGALNERPRHGARSPAARASNPAGPSSRNVRTRRS, from the coding sequence ATGACGCTGACCGACACCGAGCCGGCCGCCGTGATGGTCGCGTTGCGACGGATCGTCCGGCACCTGCGCCTCGCCGATCGCCAGATCGAAGCGGCGTCGGGCGTGTCGGCCGCCCAGCTATTCGTGCTCCACACGCTCGTCGATTCGGGTCCGCTGTCCCTCGCGGAGGTGGCCGAGCGCAGCCTGACAGATCACAGCTCCGTATCGACGGTCGTCTCCCGGTTGGTCAAGCGTGGGCTGGTGTCCCGGAGAACCTCGCCGTCCGATCGTCGGCGCCTCGACCTGCGCATCACCGCCGCGGGGCGCCAGGTCATCGCGACCGCGCCGCCGATGCCCCAGCCGCGGATCATCACGGCGATCCGCACGATGCCTGCCGCACGCCGCGCCGAGATGGTGTCCATGCTGGAGTGCCTCGCTGCCGCCATGGGCGCCGACGAGGTCGCGCCGCGCATGCTGTTCGAAGACGAGCAACCAGTGCCGGGCGCACTGAACGAGCGGCCTCGTCATGGAGCAAGGAGCCCCGCGGCGCGCGCGTCGAACCCCGCCGGCCCATCGTCGAGGAACGTGCGCACTCGGCGCAGCTAG
- a CDS encoding MFS transporter yields MTSYAVRASVWATVFTAVLGVSIVVGSRNLAHFDAALVGYTFATLFATFGITYRYSMWLQRPPTRMYWRQGWRAFLAPRRLLGNFARLLRRLVDEVALNRFIFRRARMRGLTHMLLMWGCLLAAAITFPLVWGWIHFETVPGHLDTYRTYIFGFAAGDFPVDSVLAFVVFHGLVWASFLVLGGVMLAFRRRMRDRGAQAVQQFGEDILPLMLLAAISISGLMLTVSYTWLRGYAYDFIAILHAVTVIVTMLWLPFGKFFHIFQRPAQLGVEFYKDEGARTEQARCKRCDQPFASAKLIRDLIAVERELGFRYETTAGGASHYQEVCPACRRALFGLAQGRLWTASEKD; encoded by the coding sequence GTGACGTCCTACGCTGTTCGTGCGAGCGTCTGGGCGACGGTCTTCACGGCCGTCCTGGGGGTGTCGATCGTGGTCGGCTCGCGCAACCTGGCGCACTTCGACGCGGCGCTGGTCGGGTACACCTTCGCGACGCTGTTCGCGACCTTCGGGATCACCTACCGCTACTCGATGTGGCTCCAGCGCCCGCCGACGCGCATGTACTGGCGCCAGGGCTGGCGAGCGTTCCTCGCCCCGCGCCGCCTGCTGGGGAACTTCGCCCGCCTCCTGCGTCGACTGGTCGATGAGGTCGCGCTCAATCGCTTCATCTTCCGCCGGGCGCGCATGCGCGGGCTCACCCACATGCTCCTGATGTGGGGCTGCCTGCTCGCCGCCGCGATCACGTTTCCGCTCGTCTGGGGCTGGATTCACTTCGAGACCGTGCCCGGGCACCTCGACACCTACCGCACGTACATCTTCGGCTTCGCGGCGGGCGACTTTCCCGTCGATTCGGTGCTCGCGTTCGTGGTGTTCCACGGCCTGGTCTGGGCATCGTTTCTCGTGCTTGGCGGCGTCATGCTCGCGTTCCGTCGGCGCATGCGCGATCGCGGGGCACAGGCGGTGCAGCAATTCGGCGAAGACATCCTGCCGCTCATGCTGCTCGCCGCGATCAGCATTTCTGGGTTGATGCTGACGGTCAGCTACACGTGGCTGCGCGGCTACGCGTACGACTTCATCGCGATCCTGCATGCCGTCACGGTGATCGTGACGATGCTGTGGCTCCCGTTTGGAAAGTTCTTCCACATCTTCCAGCGGCCGGCCCAGCTCGGCGTCGAGTTCTACAAGGACGAGGGTGCGCGCACCGAGCAGGCGCGGTGCAAGCGCTGCGACCAGCCGTTCGCGTCCGCGAAGCTGATCCGCGATCTGATCGCCGTCGAGCGCGAGCTCGGGTTCCGCTACGAGACCACCGCCGGCGGCGCCAGTCACTACCAGGAGGTTTGCCCGGCCTGTCGCCGGGCGCTGTTCGGGCTCGCCCAGGGCCGCCTGTGGACCGCGAGCGAGAAGGACTGA